DNA sequence from the Corynebacterium freneyi genome:
GCGCGCCAGTGCGGCAACGAGGACATCGACAAGCCCCGTAACCTGGCGAAGTCGGTGACGGTGGAGTAGTTTTCCGCCCGGCGTCCGGTGCCCAGCGCCCGGCGTCCGGTTCCGGCTCGACTCGACTTCGAAGGAAAAGTTCACGTGAATGGCAACCATGGTTTCGGCGGGGGCCCGCGGAATTACGGCGGAGGGTTCAACGGAGGATTCAACGGGTCCTTCGGCGACGGGAACCGTAGTGGTTTCGGGGGCGGCGCAGGGGGCAACTCCTTCGGCGCACCGGGACCGGCCAGCGGGTTCGGGGGCGCTCCGGGGCCCGGTTTCCAGGGCTTTCCGACGCCGCCCCCGGCGCCGATGCCCGGGCCCCCGCAGAAGAACGGGGGAGGCAAGAAGGTCGCGATCGGAGCCGCCGCGGCCGCCGTCGTGGTGGCGTTGGTGGGGGCCGCGGCCCTGGCCTTTTCCGCCGGGGATGATTCGGCGAACGCCGACGGTGACCCCGGGGTCGATCAGGCGGGCGTGACCACGGAGGCCGTGCCCGACGGGGACGCGGGTTCGGGCAGCGGCGACGCGGAGGACTCGGCGAACATCGACTCGGAGGACGGGGCGGACATTCCCGAGTCCGACATCCCGGACGCGGACGACGATTCCGCGATCTTCCACGACAGTGAGGAATGGCAATTCCTGTCGATGCCGGGGGCCGTCGTTCCGGGCGGCATCATCGTCAACGACACCGATGAGTCGAGTTGCTCGGTGGGGTACGTCGTGTCGACGGACAATCGGGACTTCGTGTTGACCGCGGGGCATTGCGGTGAGGAGGACGACCAGTTCTCCATCGTGGACGAAGACGGGTCATCGACGTACATCGGTTCGATGGTCGAGTCGGAGTTTCTGACGGCCGGCGGCGCGGATTACGGGTTGATCGACATCACCCGCGCGCGACCGCATGTCCAGACGTTCCCGTTCGACGCGCCGTTGAAGGGATGGCGCGACGTGTCGTGGCTGGAGGAGAACAAGCCGAGGATTTGCCGGCTGGGTTTCCGCACCGGTTTGTCGTGCGGCGAGTATCTGGGCGTCGACGACAACGGGATCCTCAGTTTCCGCGGCATCGCCGACCACGGTGATTCGGGCGGCCCGGTGTTCGCCCAGACGGACGACGGCTTCTACGCGGTCGGGCTGCAGTCCTACGGGCAGCCCGCCGACGCCACGCGGGTGTCGGCGATGACGATCGCCGAGCCCATGAACTTGTGGGGGCTGACGCTGTACGCGTGACGGTCGGCGTCGCCGTCGCGGCGATGCCGGTCGGCCGCGCCGTGCCTCGGCCCGTGTCGGGGCCGGTGCTTTACGACGTCAGCACGTGGACGGCACCCCGTCCTCCCGGTTGACCCACTGTTGGAGCGCATCGTGCACGGCATCGGCGTAGGCGGTGGCGCCGGTGAGGGTCGGGTGGATGAGGTCGTCGCGAAGCAGCGTCGTGTCGGCCGTCGCCGCCTGGCACCACTCGGCGCCGTAGACGTTGTCGTACTTCTTGGCGAAGTCGATGACCTGCTGCTTGGCTTCCGGCATGTACCAGCGGTCGCCGTAGGGCATGACCAGGATGATGACGCGGTCCTCGCCGAGGAGGTCGACGATGTCCTCGAATTCGCCCTCGCGGGCCGCGCCGTTGGTGCCGAAGCCGAGGACCACGAACTGGTCCAGGGTGCCGGCGGCCTCCATGTTGGAGATGATCGTCGGCAGGGCCTCGTAGTGGCGCGACACCGCACCGTCGACGTAGATGCCGGGGAACTCCTCTTCCAGCGCCATGGAGCTGGCCAGCATCACGGAGTCGCCGATGGCGGTGATGCGGTCGCCCGTCGGCATCTTCCGCGTCGGCAGTTTCGGTGCGGCGGCCTGGGCGGCTTCCTGACGTTGGGCGAGGGCCTCGAGATCGGCCTCCAGGTTCTCGCCCGGACGCGCGCCACCGGTGACGGCGGCGGGCAGACCCATCAGCGCCACGGCGACGAGCACGACCGTCGCGCCGGCGAAGATCGTGCGGGGAGTGCCCGGGCCGGGGACCTCGTCGCGGCGGGCGCGGCGACGGGCGGCGCGCCACCGGCGGAACGGTTCGACGACGCCGTTGCGGCGGATCGGATCCTCCACGAGCGTCCACGACATCGCGGCCAGAAGGAAGGACAGCACGATGACCGCGGCGCCGCGGGCCAGCGGCATGTCGTCGAGCTCCTTCGGCAGGTACACCGTCACCGGCAGGTGCCACAGGTAGATGCCGTAGGAACGCTCGCCGATCCACCGCATCGGCGCGATGCCCAGCACCCGCGACACGAGCGTGCGCTGGTCGAGGATCGAGTAAATCGCGGCCATCGTCGCAAAGCTCAGGACCACCAGGCCGCCGCCGAAGAGGAACGGCGAATCATCGGGCATCACCGCGACGAGGACCACGATGACGGCGATGCCGACGAGTCCCGACGCTTCCGCGGGGAAGCGTTTGATCTCCGCCGTGCCGTTCCTGCGCACCAGCAGGATCGCCAGCAGCGCGCCGAGCAGCAGACCGCCGGCGCGGGTGTCGGTGCCCTCGTAGATGCGGGTGGCGTCGGCTCCGACGTTGGACAGGTGGGCCATCCAGGCGAAGCTCGCCGCGGCCAGCGCCAACGTCGCCCCGCCGATGAACCATCTCGCCTTTCGCCGCCGCCCGAACAACGCGAACAGCAGCGCCAGCACCAGCGGCCAGACGAGGTAGAACTGCTCCTCGATGGACAGCGACCACATGTGGTCCAACGGGCCGGTCGACTCGAACTGGTCGAAATACGACTGCCCCTGGGCGATGACGTACCAGTTGTTGACGTACAGCAGCGAACTGATCGATTCGCCGACGCGGTCGCCGAGTTCCCCCGGCGTCGACAGCGCCGTGACCAGGAACACCGCCGCCACCGTGACCACCACGGCGGGCACGAGCCGCCGGAATCTGCGCAACCAGAAGGTGCTCAACCGGAAGGAATCGTGCCGGTACTTCGCGCGCAGCAGATTGGTGCTGATGAGGTAGCCCGACAGCGTGAAGAACACGGCCACGCCCAGCAGACCGCCCGGCGCCCACGAGGCGTCGAGGTGGTAGAACAGCACGGCCATCACGGCGATGGTCCGAAGGCCATCGAGCGCCGGGACGTAGGTGGTGCGGGAATCCACGGGTTTGGGCATGTGGCGAGGGCTCTCCTGGGGACGGACGAGGGACGGGGCACGGGGCCCGGAGCACGGCGCGGCGGGGCGCGCCCGACCGATGGCCACCGCGCGATTGCAACATAGTCCCCTCCACCGCCGCGTCGGCGTTAGTCGCCGTCGGGCTTTCGCCGAATTTGGGGGTGGTGCATCTCGTCGGGCCCCGCTTGGCGACGGTCGGCGCCTGGATCCGCGACAGCCGGGTGGCGTCGTCGTCGCCGTGGTCGCCTCGGGCGTGAATCCGCGGCCGGACGTAGTCTCGGGTCATGGAAGCCGTCTTCACCGTCGACCAGATCCGCCGTGCCGAAGGGCCCCTGTTGAGGGCGCAGGATGAACCGGATGAATTGATGAGGCACGCGGCCAAGGCCGTCGCCGACGCGGCGAAGGTGATGCTCTCCGCCCCGAAACCGTATTTCCTGGGCCGCTACGCCACGCGCGTTCTGTTGCTGGTCGGCTCGGGCGGCAACGGCGGCGACGCCCTGTACGCGGGGTCGCTGTTGGCCGCCGAGGGCATCGGCGTCGACGCGGTGCTGCTGGGCGACGCCCCGCACGAGCGCGCGCTGGCCACGTTCCGCCGCCGCGGTGGGGCGGTGCTGGTCGACGGGTTGCCGGATTTCCCTGCGGGCCTGCGTGGCGACGGCAACCCCGAGCCGCTGGATCCCGCGCACCCGGAGTCGGCGCGTCCGTGGGGGTATTGCCTGGTCATCGACGGCATCGTGGGGCTCGGGGGCACGGGGGCGCTGCGGGAGAAGGCGGCGCGGATCGTGCGGGTGGCGGCGAAGAACCACGCCCGTTTCCTGTCCATCGACGTCCCCTCGGGCGTGGCCGCGGATACGGGGGAGACCGTGCCGGGGGCGTCGATCCCGGACCCGCAGTGGGAGCCGGGGGATCCGGATGAGCCGTCGCCGCGCACGCTGGAATTGCCGGGCCACGTCACCGCCGATGTGACGGTGACGTTCGGCGGTCTGCGTTTCGCCCATGCGCTGTCGGACCAGTGCGGCGAGGTCGTGGTGGCGGACATCGCGCTCGACGGCGACGGCCCCGAGTTGCATCTGCTGCCGCGGGAGAAGTGGCCGGCGGGTGCGGAGGCCGGCCGCAGTCTGCATGGCCAGTTGCATCGGGATCTCGCCCGCGACGCCGCCGAGAGCACCACGGAGACGTGGACGTATTACCGGTCGCTGGCGGTGCCGCCGCGCAATGCCTTCACGTGGCCGACGCTGTACGACGTCGATCCGGGTGACGTGTGGACCTCGGTCGGCGATCATCCGCGCCCGCCCCGCCCGGGTTTTCCGCGTGATCTGGAGCCGGGTGCCGAGGATGACAAGTACTCCGGCGGGGTCGTCGGCATCTGCGCGGGCGGTGACAGGTATCCGGGTGCGGGCGTGCTGGCGACCACGGCGGCGGTGCGGGCGACGTCCGCGATGGTCCGCTACGTCGGTGCCGTGTCGGCGGAGGTGGTGCGCGCGCTGCCGGAGGTGGTCGCGCATGCTTCGCTTGACGACGCCGGCCGGGTCGACGCGTGGGTGGTCGGTTCGGGCCGCGGCACCGATGATGCGGCGGCTGCGGAGTTGGCTGAGTTGTTGAGCCGTGACGAGCCCCTGCTCGTCGACGCCGACGCCATCACCCTGCTGGCGCGGCACCCGGAACTGAGGGAGAAGCTCGTGGCCCGCGAGGGGGAGACGTTGTTGACTCCGCACGCCGGGGAGTTCCGCCGTCTGTCCGATGCGATGGCGGAAGCGGGAGCCGAGGCGCTGCCCGATCCCGCCGACCATCCGATCGGCGCCGCGAAGGCGATGGCCGTCGCCCTGGATTGTGCGGTGCTGCTCAAGGGCCGGCGCACCGTCGTGGCGATGCCGGCCGGGCACGGCCACCGCACGGGCACGGTGCGCATCATCGACGCGGGCACGTCGTGGGCGGCGACGCCCGGCAGCGGTGACGTGCTGTCCGGTCTGGTCGGGGCGTGGATGGCCAAGGACGGCATGGCGGGGATCGCGCCGGCGGTCACCGTCCACGCCCGGGCGGCCGAAGTCGCGGCCCGCACGCCGGCCGGGTATGCGCCGACGTCGGCGTCGCTCATCGCCGGGGCCATCCGGGAGGCCACTGCGGCACTGGCGGCGGAGACCGCGTGGCCGTCGGTGGCACAATGACCGACATGAACGCCGCACGAGGAGCGAACGCATCCGACGATCGGACACCATCCGGGAATCGGAATCCGTCGGACGAAGGGGCCGGCCCCGGGGAGACCGTCCCGTCCCCGGCCGATCCCACGTTTCCCGGGTTGCTCGTGCAGACGGTGGATCTTGCGGCGGTGCGCCACAACATCGGGACCATCAAGAAGGCGTCGGGCGCCCGGCGCCTGATGGCCGTGGTGAAGGCCGACGGTTACTCGCAGGGGGCCACCGAGGTCGCGGGCGCCGCGGTGCGGGCCGGCGCCGACCAACTCGGCGTGGCCACGCTCCAGGAGGCGCTGGACCTGCGCGAGTCGCTGGAGCTGCGCGGCACGTCGGCGATGATCCTGGCGTGGCTGTGGCACCCCGATGAGGCGCTGGAGCTGGAGGCGGCCGTGGCGTCGGGCATTCACCTGGGCGTGGCGTCGGAGGAGCACCTGGCCGCGGTCATCGCCGCCGGTCGCCGCGCCAACGTCCGCCCGACGGTCACCGCCATGGCGGACACGGGGCTCAACCGCTCGGGCATCTCCGTCGTCGACGGCGCCTTCGAACGCGTCGCCGCCCGGTTCGGCGACGCCCACGCCCGCGGCGAAATCGACTGCACCGGCGTTTTCTCGCACCTGGCCTGCGCCGACGAGCCCGACAACCCCGCAAACGACATGCAGGCGGGGAGGTTCCGCGAGGCGGCGGCCATTCTGGAGAAGGCGGGCGTCGTCAAGCAACTCAACCACCTGTCCAACTCGCCGGGAGCGCTGACCCGCCCCGACCTGTCCTTCGACATGGTCCGCCCCGGCCTGTCCGTCTATGGCCTGGAACCGGTCGCCGGCCGCGCCCACGGACTGCGCCCGGTGATGCGGTGGGAGGCGCGCATCCCCGTGATCAAGGACGTCCCCGCCGGCGAGGCCGTCAGCTACGGGCGCACGTGGGTCGCCGAACGCGACACCCGGACGGCGATCATCCCATGCGGCTACGCCGACGGCATGCCGCGCTCGGCGTCGGGCAAGTTCGACGTCAGCATCAACGGGGTGCGCTACCCGCAGGTCGGGCGCGTGTGCATGGACCAGTTCGTCGTCGACCTCGGTCCCGACGCCCCGGTGCGGCCCGGCGACGTCGCCGTCATCGTGGGCACGCGCGAGGGCGAGCCGACCGCCGACGAACTCGCCGCGGCGGCGGGCACCATCAACTACGAGATTCTGACGGCGCCGCGCGGCCGCACGCGCAGGCGGCACGTCGGGGTCGGCGAATCGGGGGCGGACCATGGCCGGACGTAGTCGTGGCGCGGTCGGGGCGGGGCGGTCCGGCGGGCGGGGCGGCATTCCCGGGTGGGGGATCGTCGCCGGCGCCGGTGCGCTGGCCACCGCGGCCGGCGCGGGCGTCATCGGCTGGCGCGAGCACTGGCTCGCCCGCAACGCCGCGACCGTCCCGCCCGAGCTGCTGACGCTGGGCGATGCCACCTGGTCGGGGACGGTGACCTCGTCGGACGGCCTCGACCTGTGCGTCGTCGAGCGCGGATTCCAGACCGCCCCGGTGACCATCGTGTTCACCCACGGGTACTGCCAGCGCAAGGATTCGTGGTGCCTGCTGTCGCATCAGTTCCGCAAGAGCTTCGGCGATGATGTGCGGTTGCTGTTCTGGGATCAGCGCGGCCACGGCGATTCCGGCGACCCAGAGGCCGAGGCCTGCACCATCGGCCACACGGCCGATGATTTGGCGTGCATCATCCGCGAGCGCGTCCCGGCCGGGCGCATTTTCCTGGTCGGGCATTCGATGGGCGGCATGACCGTGATGTCCTTCGCCCGCCGACACCCGGAGTTGATGGAGCGGGTGTCGGGAGTGGCGCTGCTGGCCACGGCGTCGGCGGGGCTGTCCAAGGGCGGCATTCCGCAGATGATGCTCGGGCCCGTCGGCCAGGCGCTGACGAAGACCGCGAAGTCGTTGCCCCAGTTGGCCAACCAGGTCCGGCAGTTGGCGACGGTGGGGGAGATGCCCCTCATCCGCGGCGCTTCCTTCGGGGATCAGCGGACGCCGCGTGCGATCGTGAAACTCAACGAGAAGATGATCGACGATACGCACGCCACGACGATCTTCAATTTCTTCGGCGCGTTGCAGCTTCACGACGAGTCGGAGGGCGTCGCCGCGTTGGAGGGCCATCCCGGCGTGGTCATCGCCGGCGACAAGGATCGGATGATCCCGTACGAGCGGGCGGTGGACATCATCGAGGGCTGGCCCGGCGCCCGCCTGGTGAGGGTGCCCGGCGCCGGCCACATGGTGCAGCTGGAGCAGCCGAAGCTGGTCGGCGGGGCCATCGAGACCCTCGTCCGCGAGAACTGGCCGGTGTAGGAGGCGGCCGGTGGACGAACCGGCCGACGCAGACGAAAACCGGCCGGTGCGCGGCCCCGGTGGGGGCGATCCGGGGCCCGCATTACGATGTCCCCATGACTTCCCGCCCCAGCACTTTCCAGGAATCCGGTGCACGGACATTGCCGACGGCCGAGGACATGCGGGCCTTCGGCGAGGAACTCGGGGCCACGTTGGTCGCCGGTGATCTGGTCATCCTCGATGGTCCGCTGGGCGCGGGCAAGACCACGCTGACCCAGGGCATCGCCGCGGGCATGAACGTTCGCGGGCGGGTGACCAGCCCGACGTTCACCATCGCCCGTCACCACCGCAGCCTGGGCGGCGGACCGGATCTGGTCCACGTCGACGCCTACCGGCTGTTCGGCGAGGAAGGACCGGACACAGGGGAGGCCGGTGGCGCCTCGTCCGTCGGGGGCCTCGACGCCCTCGACGCCCTGGACTCCCTCGACCTGGACACGGATCTGGAGTCCTGCGTCGTCGTCGCCGAATGGGGCGCCGGCCTGGTCGAGCAACTGTCCGACTCCCTGCTGCTGGTGAGCATCGACCGTTCCTCGGCGGATGACGTCCGGGAAGTGACGTGGCGGCGGGTATCGTGACGGACATGTTCGTACTCGCCGTCGACACGTCCACGCCGCAGGTCACCGCCGGTCTCGTCCACGTCGCCGAGCTGCCCGGCGAGCGTGCGGCCAACGGTCGCCGGTCGCCGATGCTCGAGGAATTGTCGGCGGCCGGTCACGTCGACGCGCGCGCCCACAATGAGGTGCTCACGCCGCTGATCCGGACGTGCCTGGCCGACGCCGGGCTCGGGGGTGGCGCCGCCCGCGCGGTCGGGGCCGTCGTCGTCGGCTGCGGCCCCGGCCCCTTCACCGGCCTTCGGGTGGGCATGGCCACCGCGGCGTCGTTCGCCGATGCGTGGGAGGTGCCGGCCCACGGCGCATGTTCGCTCGACGCGCTGGCCCATCCGGGCGGGGAAGCCCTGCCCGGCGACGTCATGGTGGTCACCGACGCCCGTCGCCGGGAGGTCTACGTCGCCGCCTACCGCGATGGTCGACGGGTGTGGGGGCCGGCTGTGATGGCTGCGGCGGCCTGCGCCGATGCCGTGCTGGAGGACGTCCCCGATTTCGTGCCCGGGCAGTTCGTCGGCGACGCGGACAAGTGCGCCGACGTCCGGGCGGGCTTCGCCGACACCGACGTCGCCGCGGTGGTCGCGGATTCCCGCATCACCGGCGCATATCCGACGCCCGCCGGACTCGTCGCCGCCGCCGTCGCCGAGTTGGAATACCACCACGACGAAGACGGTCCGGACGCCGACGGCGACGGCGAACCCGACCACACGCCGTTTTCCGCCACCGCCGCTCTCGCGGGGCCGGCCGCCGCATTGGTGCCGCTGTACCTCCGACGCCCCGACGCGACTCCGCCGAAACCCGTGCCCAAGTCCCCTGCGATTCCGGACGTGGACGTCGCGAAGCGGGACGGCGCGTGATCGGCGCGGGACCCGGCCCGAACCCGGATCAGCTGTTGGCCGCCGCCACCTTCGGGCGGCTGGCTCCCGGGGCGGCGTCGGGATGCGCCGCGCTGGAAGCCCAGATCTTCGCCGGCGACGACCCGTGGCCCGAGTCCGCCTTCGCCGCCGAACTGGCCAGCCCCGCCAACCTCTACCTCGGTTGGGTCATCCCCGACGGCGGTGCCGCGAAGGGCGTCGACCGGGTGCTCGCCTACGGCGGAATCACCAGGCTGGGGCCGGAGTCGGCGCCCGAGTACGAGATCCACACCATCGCCGTCGACTCCGTCCTGCGCGGCCGCGGCGTGGGCCGGGAACTGCTGGAACATCTGCTGTCCGTCGCCGACGCCGCGCCGGGGCCGGTGTTCCTGGAAGTGCGCACAGACAACGAACCGGCGGTCGGCCTGTACACCGCGCACGGGTTCGAAACCATCGGGGTGCGCAAGCGCTACTACCGCCAGTCCGGCGCCGACGCGTACACGATGCGTCGGCCGGCGGCGGGCGGGTCGTAGAATTCGGGCATGACCTCCAGCGCCGCCGCCCAGCACAGCCGCACGATCCTCGCCGTCGAAAGCTCCTGCGACGAAACGGGCGCCGCCGTCATGCGCGTCACCTGGTCGGATGACCTTCCCGCGGAGCAGGAGGGTTCGGCCGACCGTCCGCGGATCGAGGTCCTCTCCGATGTCGTGGCGTCGTCGATGGAGCAGCACGCCCGCTTCGGCGGCGTCGTGCCCGAGATCGCCTCGCGCGCGCACTTGGAGGCCCTGCAGCCGGTGGTCCGCGAGGCTTTGCGACGTGCGGGGGAGGCGCTCGGCCCCGACTCCGGGGAGGGGCGTTTCATCCCCGATTGCGTCGCCGCCACGGTGGGGCCCGGATTGGCGGGGGCGCTGCTGGTCGGGTCGGCCGGCGCGAAGGCGTACGCGGCGGCGTGGGACGTGCCGTTCTACGGGGTCAACCATCTGGGCGGCCACGTTGCCGTCGGCGCCCTCGATGGCGCGGACCTGACCAATGCCGTGGCGCTGCTGGTCTCCGGCGGGCACACGCAGCTGCTGCACGTGCGCGGTGCCGGGCGTCCGATGACGGAATTGGGATCGACCCTCGACGACGCCGCCGGCGAGGCCTACGACAAGGTCTCGAGGCTGCTCGGCCTGGGCTACCCCGGCGGACCCGTCATCGACCGCCTGGCCAAGGACGGCGACCCCGCGGCGGTGAAGTTCCCCCGCGGGATGATGCGGCCGCAGGATTCCCGGCACGACTTTTCGTTCTCCGGCCTGAAGACCGCCGTCGCCCGATACGTCGAAGCCGCCGAACGCGAGGGCCGCGTCATCGACATGGCCGACACCTGCGCGTCGTTCCAGGAGGCGGTGTGCGACGTGCTGACGTTCAAGGCCGTCCGCGCCGCGAAGGACGTCGGCGCGACGACCCTGCTGCTGGGCGGGGGAGTGGCCGCCAACTCCCGACTGCGCGAACTCGCCGCCGAGCGGTGCGCCGAAGCGGGCCTGACGCTGCACGTGCCGCCGATGCGCCTGTGCACCGACAACGGGGTGATGATCGGCGCCATCGCCGCCCACCTCATCGCCGCCGGCGCCGAACCGTCCGGCTACGGGTGCGCCACCGACCCGTCGATGCCGGTGGAGGAGCTCATCGCGCTTCCCGGCGGGGCGTCGTAAAGCAAACCCCGCACGCCCCGCCCGCCTCGGCGGGGCGCGGCCGCCCGCACCGGCCGCGACCGTACGCGCGGCCCGCACCCTCCAAGGTTGAGTGCTGGCACTCGCGGGGGTAGAGTGCCAGCAAGGTTGTTTGACACACAGTTGTTCACCCGCGACGACGGCTGTGCACGGCAGACCAACCGGCACAAGAACATCAACCAGGCGCCCGCCGCCCGCACCCGACGAAAAAGGGCCGCGACGGGTGCCCCGCTCATGGAGGAATTCATCGTGGCGAACGTCAACATCAAGCCGCTCGAGGACCGCGTCCTGGTCCAGATCAACGAAGCCGAGACCACCACCGCGTCCGGCCTGGTCATCCCCGACTCCGCGAAGGAGAAGCCGCAGGAGGCCACCGTCATCGCCGTGGGCCCCGGCCGCTGGGCGGACGACGACGACCGCATCCCGATGGACGTCAAGGAGGGTGACGTCGTCATCTTCTCCAAGTACGGCGGCACCGAGCTGAAGTACCAGGGCGAGGAGTACCTGCTCCTGTCCCAGCGCGACATCCTCGCCGTCATCGAGAATTAGGGCGGACCCACATGGCCAAGCTCATTGCATTCAACGAAGAGGCCCGCGACGGCCTCAAGCGGGGCGTGGACACGCTGGCCGACGCCGTCAAGGTGACCCTGGGCCCCAAGGGCCGCAACGTGGTGCTGGACAAGGCGTTCGGCGGTCCGCTGGTGACCAACGACGGCGTGACCATCGCCCGCGACATCGACGTCGAGGACCCGTTCGAAAACGTCGGCGCCCAGCTGGTCAAGTCGGTGGCCGTCAAGACCAACGACATCGCCGGCGACGGCACCACCACCGCGACGCTGCTCGCCCAGGCGCTCGTCCACGAGGGCCTGCGCAACGTCGCGGCCGGCGCCAACCCCGTCGCCCTCAACCGCGGCATCGCCGCCGCCGCCGACAAGACCGTCGAGCTGCTGAAGTCCAAGGCCACCCCGGTCACCGACTCCGCGTCCATCGCGCAGGTGGCCACCGTGTCCTCGCGTGACGAGGAGATCGGCGACCTGGTCGCCGGCGCCATGGACAAGGTCGGCAAGGACGGCGTGGTCTCCGTCGAGGAGTCGCAGACCATCGCCACCGACCTGCTGGTCACCGAGGGCGTGTCCTTCAACAAGGGCTTCCTGTCCCCGTACTTCATCACCGACGT
Encoded proteins:
- a CDS encoding acyltransferase family protein → MPKPVDSRTTYVPALDGLRTIAVMAVLFYHLDASWAPGGLLGVAVFFTLSGYLISTNLLRAKYRHDSFRLSTFWLRRFRRLVPAVVVTVAAVFLVTALSTPGELGDRVGESISSLLYVNNWYVIAQGQSYFDQFESTGPLDHMWSLSIEEQFYLVWPLVLALLFALFGRRRKARWFIGGATLALAAASFAWMAHLSNVGADATRIYEGTDTRAGGLLLGALLAILLVRRNGTAEIKRFPAEASGLVGIAVIVVLVAVMPDDSPFLFGGGLVVLSFATMAAIYSILDQRTLVSRVLGIAPMRWIGERSYGIYLWHLPVTVYLPKELDDMPLARGAAVIVLSFLLAAMSWTLVEDPIRRNGVVEPFRRWRAARRRARRDEVPGPGTPRTIFAGATVVLVAVALMGLPAAVTGGARPGENLEADLEALAQRQEAAQAAAPKLPTRKMPTGDRITAIGDSVMLASSMALEEEFPGIYVDGAVSRHYEALPTIISNMEAAGTLDQFVVLGFGTNGAAREGEFEDIVDLLGEDRVIILVMPYGDRWYMPEAKQQVIDFAKKYDNVYGAEWCQAATADTTLLRDDLIHPTLTGATAYADAVHDALQQWVNREDGVPSTC
- a CDS encoding bifunctional ADP-dependent NAD(P)H-hydrate dehydratase/NAD(P)H-hydrate epimerase, which produces MEAVFTVDQIRRAEGPLLRAQDEPDELMRHAAKAVADAAKVMLSAPKPYFLGRYATRVLLLVGSGGNGGDALYAGSLLAAEGIGVDAVLLGDAPHERALATFRRRGGAVLVDGLPDFPAGLRGDGNPEPLDPAHPESARPWGYCLVIDGIVGLGGTGALREKAARIVRVAAKNHARFLSIDVPSGVAADTGETVPGASIPDPQWEPGDPDEPSPRTLELPGHVTADVTVTFGGLRFAHALSDQCGEVVVADIALDGDGPELHLLPREKWPAGAEAGRSLHGQLHRDLARDAAESTTETWTYYRSLAVPPRNAFTWPTLYDVDPGDVWTSVGDHPRPPRPGFPRDLEPGAEDDKYSGGVVGICAGGDRYPGAGVLATTAAVRATSAMVRYVGAVSAEVVRALPEVVAHASLDDAGRVDAWVVGSGRGTDDAAAAELAELLSRDEPLLVDADAITLLARHPELREKLVAREGETLLTPHAGEFRRLSDAMAEAGAEALPDPADHPIGAAKAMAVALDCAVLLKGRRTVVAMPAGHGHRTGTVRIIDAGTSWAATPGSGDVLSGLVGAWMAKDGMAGIAPAVTVHARAAEVAARTPAGYAPTSASLIAGAIREATAALAAETAWPSVAQ
- the alr gene encoding alanine racemase; protein product: MNAARGANASDDRTPSGNRNPSDEGAGPGETVPSPADPTFPGLLVQTVDLAAVRHNIGTIKKASGARRLMAVVKADGYSQGATEVAGAAVRAGADQLGVATLQEALDLRESLELRGTSAMILAWLWHPDEALELEAAVASGIHLGVASEEHLAAVIAAGRRANVRPTVTAMADTGLNRSGISVVDGAFERVAARFGDAHARGEIDCTGVFSHLACADEPDNPANDMQAGRFREAAAILEKAGVVKQLNHLSNSPGALTRPDLSFDMVRPGLSVYGLEPVAGRAHGLRPVMRWEARIPVIKDVPAGEAVSYGRTWVAERDTRTAIIPCGYADGMPRSASGKFDVSINGVRYPQVGRVCMDQFVVDLGPDAPVRPGDVAVIVGTREGEPTADELAAAAGTINYEILTAPRGRTRRRHVGVGESGADHGRT
- a CDS encoding alpha/beta fold hydrolase, encoding MAGRSRGAVGAGRSGGRGGIPGWGIVAGAGALATAAGAGVIGWREHWLARNAATVPPELLTLGDATWSGTVTSSDGLDLCVVERGFQTAPVTIVFTHGYCQRKDSWCLLSHQFRKSFGDDVRLLFWDQRGHGDSGDPEAEACTIGHTADDLACIIRERVPAGRIFLVGHSMGGMTVMSFARRHPELMERVSGVALLATASAGLSKGGIPQMMLGPVGQALTKTAKSLPQLANQVRQLATVGEMPLIRGASFGDQRTPRAIVKLNEKMIDDTHATTIFNFFGALQLHDESEGVAALEGHPGVVIAGDKDRMIPYERAVDIIEGWPGARLVRVPGAGHMVQLEQPKLVGGAIETLVRENWPV
- the tsaE gene encoding tRNA (adenosine(37)-N6)-threonylcarbamoyltransferase complex ATPase subunit type 1 TsaE: MTSRPSTFQESGARTLPTAEDMRAFGEELGATLVAGDLVILDGPLGAGKTTLTQGIAAGMNVRGRVTSPTFTIARHHRSLGGGPDLVHVDAYRLFGEEGPDTGEAGGASSVGGLDALDALDSLDLDTDLESCVVVAEWGAGLVEQLSDSLLLVSIDRSSADDVREVTWRRVS
- the tsaB gene encoding tRNA (adenosine(37)-N6)-threonylcarbamoyltransferase complex dimerization subunit type 1 TsaB — translated: MFVLAVDTSTPQVTAGLVHVAELPGERAANGRRSPMLEELSAAGHVDARAHNEVLTPLIRTCLADAGLGGGAARAVGAVVVGCGPGPFTGLRVGMATAASFADAWEVPAHGACSLDALAHPGGEALPGDVMVVTDARRREVYVAAYRDGRRVWGPAVMAAAACADAVLEDVPDFVPGQFVGDADKCADVRAGFADTDVAAVVADSRITGAYPTPAGLVAAAVAELEYHHDEDGPDADGDGEPDHTPFSATAALAGPAAALVPLYLRRPDATPPKPVPKSPAIPDVDVAKRDGA
- the rimI gene encoding ribosomal protein S18-alanine N-acetyltransferase, which encodes MAAATFGRLAPGAASGCAALEAQIFAGDDPWPESAFAAELASPANLYLGWVIPDGGAAKGVDRVLAYGGITRLGPESAPEYEIHTIAVDSVLRGRGVGRELLEHLLSVADAAPGPVFLEVRTDNEPAVGLYTAHGFETIGVRKRYYRQSGADAYTMRRPAAGGS
- the tsaD gene encoding tRNA (adenosine(37)-N6)-threonylcarbamoyltransferase complex transferase subunit TsaD translates to MTSSAAAQHSRTILAVESSCDETGAAVMRVTWSDDLPAEQEGSADRPRIEVLSDVVASSMEQHARFGGVVPEIASRAHLEALQPVVREALRRAGEALGPDSGEGRFIPDCVAATVGPGLAGALLVGSAGAKAYAAAWDVPFYGVNHLGGHVAVGALDGADLTNAVALLVSGGHTQLLHVRGAGRPMTELGSTLDDAAGEAYDKVSRLLGLGYPGGPVIDRLAKDGDPAAVKFPRGMMRPQDSRHDFSFSGLKTAVARYVEAAEREGRVIDMADTCASFQEAVCDVLTFKAVRAAKDVGATTLLLGGGVAANSRLRELAAERCAEAGLTLHVPPMRLCTDNGVMIGAIAAHLIAAGAEPSGYGCATDPSMPVEELIALPGGAS
- the groES gene encoding co-chaperone GroES, with the protein product MANVNIKPLEDRVLVQINEAETTTASGLVIPDSAKEKPQEATVIAVGPGRWADDDDRIPMDVKEGDVVIFSKYGGTELKYQGEEYLLLSQRDILAVIEN